One Thioalkalivibrio sp. ALJ12 genomic window carries:
- a CDS encoding DUF3365 domain-containing protein: MKNWKLAPIALGLAAFVSTSGHALGDDHAKEMTEAELQERIAETRAAIEQFASTLQGELVAAMEEGGPTQAIEVCNQRAPEIADEIAADTGWEVGRTSLKIRNPDNSPDEWERIQLEHFQSQHADGTPANELAPRHEVVEGDDGARFRFMAAIPTGGACLACHGSDIGSDVKHALERLYPDDQATGYSEGDVRGAFTITQEM, translated from the coding sequence ATGAAGAATTGGAAGCTAGCCCCGATCGCCCTTGGCTTGGCCGCGTTCGTCAGCACTAGCGGACACGCCCTTGGCGACGATCACGCAAAAGAAATGACCGAAGCAGAACTGCAAGAACGCATCGCCGAAACTCGAGCGGCGATCGAACAGTTCGCAAGCACCCTCCAGGGGGAACTGGTCGCCGCCATGGAAGAAGGCGGGCCGACCCAGGCCATTGAGGTCTGCAACCAGCGGGCTCCCGAAATTGCGGACGAGATTGCGGCCGACACCGGCTGGGAAGTCGGTCGCACGAGCCTGAAGATCCGCAACCCTGACAACAGTCCGGACGAATGGGAACGCATCCAGCTGGAGCATTTCCAGTCCCAGCATGCCGACGGCACCCCCGCCAACGAGCTTGCTCCGCGCCACGAAGTGGTCGAGGGCGACGATGGCGCCCGTTTCCGCTTCATGGCGGCGATTCCGACCGGCGGTGCCTGCCTGGCCTGCCACGGTTCGGACATTGGTAGCGACGTCAAGCACGCGCTCGAGCGTCTGTATCCGGATGACCAGGCAACCGGGTACAGCGAAGGCGACGTCCGCGGTGCATTCACTATCACGCAAGAGATGTAA
- the mrcB gene encoding penicillin-binding protein 1B yields MPRKRTTRSRRGGRSGGLRRFFGAGVWLFAGLVLAGVGVGAIYVVSLDQEIRERFEGQRWALPARVYARPLELYEGRALTPQALETELETLNYRSSAQGSGPGEYRVDGNRVSFTTRPFTFGDGPEPAHSVRVDFSGGRVQSVQEQGNGERVDLMRVEPLLIGSIYPTHGQDRILVAIDEVPRELIGALLAIEDRRFMSHRGVDPAGIARAAMANLRAGRTVQGGSTLTQQLVKNFYLTRDQTLARKANEAVMALLLERRYSKREILEAYINEVYLGQSGERAIHGFGQASQFYYQRPLNELRLDQLALLVGLARGASYYDPRRHPQRAEARRDQVLRAMLETGLADADQVEAALDTELDVTPVVPQGRSRFPAFLDMVRRELRADYADEDLRSEGLRIFTTMDPVVQLTLEERVKAGVDRVIEQRGSSLERLQAAAVVTDPQAGEVLAVVGDRDPQYPGYNRAVEAQRQVGSVLKPFVYLAALTQPGRYTLASLLDDSPMTIQLPHGEPWTPRNFDREHRGDVTAWEALVQSYNVATVQLAEEIGISQLIDVLQTLGLQRTPAPLPSLALGAIELSPLEVAGLYQALANGGYATGTRAIRDVLDLEDEVLSHYGLELRGAVPDGAVSLLTHALHDVTTEGTGRQISQRLPGRVVAGKTGTTNNFRDSWFAGFDDRHVTVVWLGMDDNEATGLTGGAAAAPIWADIMAGLGAQSLRLDRHPEIAYQAIDLKSGLRVEQDDHACEAVKTLPFWQNSIPESRADCDTGRTPDERGFFERLFR; encoded by the coding sequence ATGCCCCGAAAACGTACGACCCGTTCCCGCCGAGGTGGCCGATCCGGAGGCCTGCGCCGTTTCTTTGGTGCCGGGGTGTGGCTGTTCGCCGGTCTGGTGCTGGCCGGCGTCGGGGTTGGGGCGATCTATGTCGTCTCGCTCGATCAGGAGATTCGCGAGCGCTTCGAAGGCCAGCGCTGGGCCTTGCCGGCGCGCGTCTACGCGCGACCGCTGGAGCTGTACGAGGGTCGGGCGCTAACGCCCCAGGCGTTGGAAACCGAACTGGAGACACTGAACTACCGCAGTAGCGCACAGGGAAGTGGCCCGGGCGAGTATCGCGTGGACGGCAACCGGGTGTCGTTTACCACGCGCCCGTTCACCTTCGGCGACGGTCCGGAACCGGCCCATTCGGTGCGGGTGGATTTCTCAGGTGGAAGGGTGCAGTCCGTCCAGGAGCAGGGGAACGGAGAGCGCGTCGATCTGATGCGGGTCGAGCCCTTGCTGATCGGGAGCATCTACCCGACCCATGGCCAGGATCGCATCCTCGTGGCCATAGACGAGGTGCCACGTGAATTGATCGGTGCACTGCTCGCAATTGAGGATCGTCGCTTCATGTCGCACCGCGGGGTGGACCCGGCGGGGATTGCCCGGGCCGCCATGGCGAATCTGCGCGCGGGGCGGACGGTGCAGGGTGGCAGCACGCTGACGCAGCAGCTGGTCAAGAACTTCTACCTGACACGGGACCAGACCCTGGCGCGCAAGGCGAACGAGGCGGTCATGGCCTTGTTGCTGGAGCGACGCTATTCCAAGCGCGAGATCCTCGAGGCCTATATCAACGAGGTCTACCTGGGCCAGTCGGGCGAGCGCGCGATTCACGGATTCGGCCAGGCGTCCCAGTTCTACTATCAACGTCCGCTGAACGAACTCCGCCTGGACCAGTTGGCGCTTCTGGTAGGGCTCGCCCGCGGTGCCAGCTACTACGACCCCCGGCGTCACCCCCAGCGTGCCGAGGCGCGCCGTGATCAGGTGCTGCGGGCGATGCTGGAGACCGGGCTGGCCGATGCCGACCAGGTCGAGGCCGCGCTCGATACTGAACTCGATGTAACCCCCGTGGTGCCACAGGGCCGCAGCCGATTCCCGGCGTTTCTCGACATGGTGCGCCGCGAGTTGCGCGCTGACTACGCGGACGAAGATCTGCGCAGCGAGGGGCTACGCATCTTCACCACGATGGACCCGGTCGTGCAGCTCACGCTGGAGGAGCGCGTGAAGGCAGGTGTGGATCGGGTGATCGAGCAGCGCGGGTCCAGCCTGGAGCGCCTGCAGGCGGCTGCCGTTGTGACGGATCCCCAGGCGGGGGAAGTGCTCGCGGTGGTCGGGGACCGCGATCCGCAGTATCCCGGCTATAACCGGGCGGTCGAGGCGCAACGTCAGGTCGGGTCGGTACTCAAGCCCTTCGTCTATCTGGCCGCGCTCACGCAACCCGGGCGCTATACGCTAGCAAGTCTGCTGGATGACAGCCCAATGACCATCCAGCTGCCGCATGGCGAACCCTGGACGCCGCGCAACTTCGATCGCGAGCACCGCGGCGACGTGACGGCGTGGGAGGCACTGGTCCAGTCCTACAACGTCGCCACGGTCCAGCTGGCCGAAGAGATCGGTATTTCGCAGCTGATCGACGTGCTGCAGACGCTCGGCTTGCAGCGCACCCCGGCGCCGTTGCCCTCGCTGGCCCTCGGGGCGATCGAGTTGTCGCCACTGGAGGTGGCCGGGCTGTACCAGGCGCTTGCCAATGGCGGCTATGCGACCGGCACCCGCGCGATTCGCGATGTCCTCGATCTCGAGGACGAGGTCCTGTCCCACTACGGGCTGGAATTGCGCGGTGCCGTACCCGATGGGGCGGTCAGCCTGCTGACCCACGCCCTGCATGATGTGACTACCGAGGGGACCGGGCGGCAGATCAGCCAGCGCCTCCCGGGGCGCGTCGTGGCCGGCAAGACCGGCACCACGAACAACTTCCGCGACAGCTGGTTCGCCGGGTTCGATGATCGCCATGTCACGGTGGTCTGGCTGGGGATGGACGACAACGAGGCGACCGGCCTGACCGGAGGGGCGGCCGCCGCCCCCATCTGGGCGGACATAATGGCAGGTCTCGGCGCCCAGTCGCTGCGCCTCGACCGTCATCCGGAGATTGCCTATCAGGCGATTGACCTGAAGTCCGGGCTCCGTGTCGAGCAGGACGACCATGCCTGCGAGGCGGTGAAAACGCTCCCGTTCTGGCAGAATTCCATCCCCGAGAGCCGTGCCGACTGCGACACGGGCCGTACCCCGGATGAGCGGGGCTTTTTCGAGAGATTGTTCCGCTGA
- the truD gene encoding tRNA pseudouridine(13) synthase TruD encodes MTPVYPWSPPITGRMKEAPEDFCVFELPATEPEGSGEHLWLEIEKRLLNTEDVAVALARACGVPRGQVSYAGRKDRQAVTRQWFSVQCTAAAEPDWQDPATLIQRMGKDAVGEARVLRAERHSRKLRTGHLAGNRFVVWLRDVAGDRDMAGQILRRIREEGVPNYFGQQRFGRRNLEQAEQWLSGGRAPRGRNQRSLLLSAARSAIFNAVLAERVADDSWARFLPGDVATFQGSGSVFAVPEVTADIEQRLAEGVIHPTGPLWGRGEPLTAGDVRAREAECAGRFESLASGLEAQGVKPARRALRMLPGSLGFEWQGNDLRLELELGPGEYATSVIDALMDSAPKADTP; translated from the coding sequence ATGACGCCGGTATATCCATGGTCGCCACCGATTACCGGGCGCATGAAAGAGGCCCCGGAAGATTTCTGCGTATTCGAGCTTCCTGCGACCGAACCGGAAGGCAGTGGCGAGCACCTGTGGCTGGAGATCGAAAAGCGGCTGCTCAACACCGAAGATGTCGCCGTCGCGCTGGCGCGGGCTTGCGGGGTGCCGCGCGGCCAGGTGAGCTATGCCGGGCGCAAGGACCGGCAGGCCGTGACGCGGCAGTGGTTCAGCGTGCAGTGCACGGCCGCTGCCGAACCGGACTGGCAAGATCCAGCGACCTTGATACAACGCATGGGCAAGGACGCTGTGGGCGAGGCCCGAGTGCTGCGGGCCGAGCGGCATTCGCGCAAGCTGCGTACCGGACACCTCGCGGGGAACCGTTTTGTCGTCTGGCTGCGGGACGTTGCGGGCGATCGGGACATGGCGGGGCAGATCCTTCGGCGTATCCGGGAGGAGGGGGTCCCGAATTACTTCGGTCAGCAGCGGTTTGGCCGCCGAAACCTGGAACAGGCCGAGCAGTGGCTAAGCGGGGGGAGGGCGCCGCGGGGGCGCAACCAGCGCAGCCTGCTGCTCTCTGCGGCGCGCTCCGCGATCTTCAATGCCGTTCTGGCAGAACGGGTAGCCGACGATTCCTGGGCACGGTTTCTGCCCGGTGACGTGGCGACGTTTCAAGGCTCCGGCAGTGTGTTTGCCGTCCCGGAGGTGACTGCTGATATCGAACAACGCCTGGCGGAGGGGGTGATACACCCGACGGGCCCGCTGTGGGGTCGTGGCGAGCCACTGACGGCGGGCGATGTGCGTGCGCGGGAGGCAGAGTGTGCCGGTCGTTTCGAGAGCCTGGCGTCGGGTCTGGAGGCCCAGGGCGTGAAGCCGGCACGCCGTGCCCTGCGCATGCTTCCGGGGTCACTCGGTTTCGAGTGGCAGGGGAATGACCTGCGGCTTGAGCTGGAACTTGGCCCCGGCGAGTACGCGACCAGCGTCATCGACGCATTGATGGACAGCGCACCGAAAGCGGATACCCCCTAG
- a CDS encoding protein-L-isoaspartate(D-aspartate) O-methyltransferase: MVPDARGAGLTSGRARERLIRLLEGQGIHDRRVLEAVRDVPRHLFVEEALSHRAYENIALPIGHRQTISQPFIVARMTEALLEGGPVSTVLEIGTGSGYQAAVLAKLVDRVYSVERIQALSRNARELLSRLGINNVNLRHGDGAEGWPERAPFDGIILTAAPHNVPETLLTQLALNGRLVAPVEGPDGRQQLVRYTRTEEAYVRDILDAVMFVPMLPGAEQ; the protein is encoded by the coding sequence ATGGTTCCTGATGCGCGCGGGGCCGGTTTGACGTCGGGCCGAGCAAGAGAACGACTGATCCGCTTGCTGGAAGGTCAGGGTATCCATGACCGCCGGGTGCTCGAGGCCGTTCGCGATGTCCCTCGCCACTTGTTTGTCGAGGAGGCGCTGAGCCATCGGGCTTACGAGAACATCGCGCTGCCTATCGGGCATCGTCAGACGATCTCGCAACCGTTTATTGTCGCGCGCATGACCGAGGCCCTGCTGGAGGGCGGTCCTGTGAGCACGGTGCTGGAGATTGGCACCGGGTCCGGCTATCAGGCGGCCGTTCTCGCCAAGCTCGTGGACCGCGTCTACTCCGTCGAACGCATCCAGGCGCTCAGCCGCAACGCGCGGGAGCTGTTAAGCCGCCTGGGGATCAACAACGTGAACCTGCGGCACGGCGATGGGGCGGAAGGCTGGCCCGAGCGCGCGCCGTTCGACGGCATCATCCTGACCGCCGCACCGCACAACGTTCCGGAGACCCTGCTGACACAGCTGGCCCTCAACGGCCGTCTGGTAGCCCCTGTGGAGGGACCGGACGGGCGCCAGCAACTGGTGCGCTATACGCGGACCGAAGAGGCCTATGTGCGCGATATCCTCGATGCGGTCATGTTCGTTCCTATGTTACCCGGGGCCGAGCAGTGA
- the surE gene encoding 5'/3'-nucleotidase SurE: MRILVSNDDGIHAPGIQCLAKCLREVAEVRVVAPDRDRSGASNSLTLVRPVRAREVGHDGIQVDGTPTDCVHLALTGLLGEWEPDVVISGINSGANMGDDVLYSGTVAAAMEGRFLGLPAIAVSLVGTDLTNYDAAGRIVLDLLDRIHRVPLPAATILNVNVPDLPRDEIRGVQATRLGNRHRAEPMIADADPRGRPIYWVGPAGSEQDAGPGTDFHAVREGYVSVTPIQVDLTRYDAIDTVGRWLEDATPGSHHGS, from the coding sequence ATGCGCATTCTGGTAAGCAACGACGATGGTATCCATGCGCCCGGCATCCAGTGCCTGGCCAAATGTCTGCGTGAAGTCGCGGAGGTGCGGGTTGTGGCGCCGGATCGTGACCGCAGTGGTGCGTCCAACAGCCTGACGCTGGTGCGTCCGGTGCGAGCACGGGAAGTGGGGCATGACGGGATTCAGGTGGACGGGACGCCGACGGACTGTGTGCATCTCGCATTGACCGGCCTGCTGGGCGAGTGGGAGCCGGATGTCGTGATCTCCGGGATCAACTCCGGTGCCAATATGGGTGACGATGTGCTGTATTCCGGCACCGTCGCCGCAGCGATGGAAGGGCGTTTCCTGGGTTTGCCGGCTATTGCGGTCTCGCTCGTCGGCACGGACCTCACGAACTATGACGCGGCCGGCCGTATCGTGCTGGATCTGCTGGACCGGATTCATCGCGTTCCCCTGCCGGCCGCGACGATCCTGAACGTCAATGTCCCCGATCTGCCGCGTGACGAGATCCGCGGTGTACAGGCGACACGCCTGGGTAACCGGCACCGGGCCGAGCCGATGATCGCGGACGCCGATCCGCGTGGGCGACCGATCTACTGGGTGGGCCCGGCGGGGTCGGAACAGGACGCCGGGCCGGGTACGGATTTTCATGCGGTGCGAGAGGGCTATGTGTCGGTGACTCCTATTCAGGTGGACTTAACGCGTTACGACGCCATCGATACGGTGGGCCGCTGGCTGGAGGATGCAACGCCCGGGAGCCATCATGGTTCCTGA
- the tsaB gene encoding tRNA (adenosine(37)-N6)-threonylcarbamoyltransferase complex dimerization subunit type 1 TsaB encodes MRLIAIETCTEMCSAALWVDGALESVEVRAPRKHGELILRQVEELLARSDIARSSLDAVAVGRGPGAFTGVRLGLGVAQGMAFALDCPVLPISTLQALAQQLVSERPDSPSGEILAALDARMGEVYWSLNTVVEGRAQAAAEQVAAPGQISPAWRGAPDRGIGSGFAAYPELGERCGLGEERLYPDALPRAREVAMLAVDAWARGEAIPPEQAQPVYLRDNVAAPPSPRGAKT; translated from the coding sequence ATGCGACTGATCGCCATCGAGACCTGCACCGAGATGTGCTCCGCCGCGTTGTGGGTGGATGGGGCCCTGGAAAGCGTCGAGGTGCGTGCCCCACGCAAGCATGGCGAACTGATACTCCGGCAGGTGGAGGAGCTGCTGGCGCGGTCGGATATTGCACGCTCGTCCCTGGATGCCGTTGCCGTCGGCCGTGGACCGGGGGCATTTACCGGCGTTCGCCTTGGGCTGGGTGTCGCACAGGGCATGGCCTTCGCCCTGGATTGCCCGGTGCTCCCGATATCGACCCTGCAGGCGCTTGCGCAGCAACTGGTCAGCGAACGGCCCGACTCACCGTCGGGCGAGATCCTTGCGGCCCTCGACGCCCGCATGGGCGAGGTGTACTGGAGTCTGAATACGGTCGTCGAAGGGCGTGCGCAGGCAGCGGCGGAACAGGTCGCGGCGCCCGGACAGATATCCCCCGCCTGGCGTGGCGCACCCGACCGTGGCATCGGTTCCGGTTTTGCCGCCTATCCTGAACTGGGCGAACGCTGCGGATTGGGCGAGGAGCGGCTCTATCCGGACGCACTGCCGCGGGCGCGCGAGGTGGCCATGCTGGCCGTGGATGCATGGGCACGGGGCGAGGCAATTCCGCCCGAACAGGCGCAGCCGGTTTACCTGCGCGATAACGTTGCCGCGCCGCCCAGTCCGCGAGGGGCGAAGACATGA
- a CDS encoding PAS sensor domain-containing protein, translating into MTRTIDAELLALAIDASNDGVVIAEREGDDNILIYVNRAFEELTGYRSEEILYRDCRFLQGGDTDQEAIAEIRASIQENRPCRVTLRNYRKDGSQFWNELSLTPVFNDEDHLTYYIGIQKDITARVEAEQRAEKAEQKLKQTEARSA; encoded by the coding sequence ATGACGCGAACGATTGATGCCGAACTCCTGGCCCTCGCGATAGACGCCTCCAACGACGGTGTCGTAATCGCCGAACGCGAAGGCGATGACAACATCCTGATCTACGTCAATCGCGCCTTCGAAGAACTGACCGGCTATCGCTCCGAGGAGATCCTCTACCGTGATTGCCGCTTCCTGCAGGGGGGCGATACCGATCAGGAGGCAATCGCCGAGATCCGAGCTTCAATCCAGGAGAACCGTCCCTGCCGCGTCACACTGCGCAACTACCGCAAGGATGGCTCGCAGTTCTGGAACGAGCTTTCGCTTACGCCGGTGTTCAACGACGAAGACCATCTGACCTACTACATCGGTATCCAGAAAGACATCACGGCCCGGGTCGAGGCCGAGCAGCGCGCCGAGAAAGCCGAACAGAAGCTCAAGCAGACCGAGGCCCGCTCCGCCTGA
- a CDS encoding Smr/MutS family protein, with the protein MNSGDDPNDMPDDADEFLRAIGDVRRLHHDQADTGKPRPPARAHQRDRDEAAAHSDWLSDPIGASELQPGDELRYARDGISHRIFRKLRSGHYRVEDELDMHGMFADEARQAIGQFLDQARAHGRLCVRVVHGKGMRSRQKGPVLKGLTDHWLRQRHDVLAFCSAPPADGGTGAVYVLLKRPKAQR; encoded by the coding sequence ATGAACTCCGGTGATGATCCCAACGATATGCCCGATGACGCGGACGAATTCCTGCGTGCGATTGGCGATGTGCGACGCCTGCACCATGACCAGGCCGACACCGGCAAGCCGCGCCCCCCTGCCCGCGCCCATCAACGTGACCGCGACGAGGCGGCCGCCCATTCCGACTGGCTCAGCGATCCGATCGGCGCCTCCGAGCTCCAGCCGGGTGACGAGCTGCGCTATGCCCGCGACGGCATCAGCCACCGCATTTTTCGTAAACTTCGCAGTGGCCACTACCGCGTGGAAGATGAACTCGACATGCACGGCATGTTCGCGGACGAGGCGCGACAGGCGATCGGGCAGTTTCTCGATCAAGCCCGCGCGCATGGGCGCCTCTGCGTCCGTGTGGTGCATGGCAAGGGCATGCGCTCGCGGCAAAAAGGACCCGTCCTGAAGGGGCTCACGGATCACTGGCTGCGCCAGCGCCACGACGTGCTGGCGTTCTGCTCCGCGCCGCCCGCCGATGGTGGTACGGGCGCCGTGTATGTCCTCCTGAAGCGGCCGAAAGCGCAGCGCTAG
- a CDS encoding ATP-dependent DNA helicase produces MRALSPGGDLAEALHGFRPREPQQRMAAAVELALGQAPTALLVEAATGVGKTFAYLVPVLQSRRKALVSTGTKTLQDQLFERDLPTVCEALGYRPRTALLKGRANYLCHYRLELAAAEAGGQTQRSAQRERMPVIEALRQFARTHATGDLGQAGILAEDSPLWPQVTSTVDNCLGSECPQYNDCFVVQARKRAQDAEIVVVNHHLLLADMALKEEGFGELLPEVDAVIVDEAHQLPEIAGAFFGVAVGSRALRDLARDVRREQEQAAPEMVVIREAAVELETVAKKLLDATQGMEPRAAWDVVNEKGRVEPSIEELDEALCGLSDALAPATERGPGLEQVQGRVLLMRERLQTWREDTPDTVAWVERFAQSLILHRTPLDAARPLAQRRAARPAAWVFTSATLAVGEDFTHASRRLGLPADVAQERLESPFDFARQACLVHPQPPLPNPNSPEYTRACVAWAWPLLRDNPGGGFFLFTSHRALQEAAALLRAELPDRELLVQGEQPRNDLLARFRESGNAWLLGAHSFWEGVDIRGEALSVVIIDRLPFAAPNDPVLQARAQALEAEGRSPFMEFSLPQAVLALKQGAGRLIRDADDSGILAICDPRLTGKSYGRRFLASLPPFYRTRDPIAALQFLATARERVECD; encoded by the coding sequence GTGCGCGCGCTGAGCCCCGGCGGCGATCTGGCCGAGGCACTGCACGGGTTTCGCCCGCGCGAGCCGCAGCAGCGCATGGCGGCGGCCGTGGAGTTGGCCCTGGGGCAGGCCCCGACTGCATTGCTCGTGGAGGCCGCCACAGGGGTGGGCAAGACCTTTGCGTATCTGGTGCCGGTCCTCCAGTCACGCCGCAAGGCCCTGGTGTCGACGGGCACCAAGACGCTGCAGGACCAGCTCTTCGAACGGGATCTTCCGACCGTATGCGAAGCATTGGGCTATCGCCCGCGCACCGCACTGCTAAAGGGCCGCGCTAACTACCTGTGCCATTACCGCCTGGAACTCGCGGCCGCCGAGGCCGGGGGCCAGACGCAACGTAGCGCGCAGCGCGAGCGCATGCCCGTTATCGAGGCGCTGCGGCAGTTCGCGCGCACCCATGCCACGGGCGATCTGGGACAAGCGGGCATCCTGGCCGAAGACTCGCCCCTGTGGCCGCAGGTGACCTCCACCGTCGACAACTGCCTGGGCAGCGAGTGTCCGCAATACAACGACTGCTTCGTGGTGCAGGCGCGCAAGCGCGCGCAGGACGCCGAAATCGTGGTCGTGAATCACCACCTCCTGCTCGCCGATATGGCGCTGAAGGAAGAGGGTTTCGGCGAGCTCCTGCCGGAGGTGGATGCCGTGATCGTCGACGAGGCCCATCAGCTGCCGGAGATCGCCGGAGCGTTCTTCGGCGTTGCCGTGGGGAGCCGGGCGTTGCGCGACCTGGCGCGCGATGTGCGCCGGGAGCAGGAGCAGGCCGCCCCGGAGATGGTGGTGATCCGCGAGGCTGCGGTCGAGCTTGAGACTGTGGCGAAGAAGCTGCTCGACGCGACACAGGGCATGGAACCGCGCGCCGCCTGGGACGTGGTGAACGAGAAGGGCCGGGTGGAGCCGTCGATCGAGGAGCTGGACGAGGCCCTTTGCGGGTTGAGTGATGCGCTGGCCCCGGCCACCGAGCGCGGACCCGGCCTCGAGCAGGTGCAGGGGCGGGTACTGCTGATGCGGGAACGTCTGCAGACCTGGCGCGAGGACACGCCGGATACCGTAGCCTGGGTGGAGCGCTTCGCGCAGAGTCTGATCCTGCACAGGACGCCGCTGGATGCCGCGCGACCGCTGGCGCAACGGCGGGCCGCGCGCCCGGCTGCCTGGGTCTTCACCTCGGCTACGCTGGCCGTTGGAGAGGACTTCACCCATGCCTCGCGCCGTCTGGGACTGCCCGCGGACGTCGCCCAGGAACGCCTGGAGAGCCCCTTCGACTTTGCCCGGCAGGCCTGCCTGGTGCATCCGCAGCCTCCGCTGCCCAACCCGAACAGCCCCGAATACACGCGCGCCTGTGTCGCCTGGGCCTGGCCTCTGCTGCGTGACAACCCGGGCGGCGGGTTTTTTCTGTTCACCAGCCATCGTGCTCTGCAGGAGGCGGCGGCACTGCTACGGGCCGAGCTGCCCGATCGCGAACTGCTGGTACAGGGCGAGCAGCCCCGTAACGACCTGCTGGCACGGTTTCGCGAGAGTGGTAACGCCTGGTTGCTGGGTGCCCACAGCTTCTGGGAGGGCGTCGATATCCGCGGGGAGGCGCTGTCGGTGGTGATCATCGACCGCCTGCCGTTTGCGGCGCCAAACGACCCGGTGCTGCAAGCCCGCGCGCAGGCCCTGGAGGCCGAAGGGCGTTCGCCGTTCATGGAGTTCAGCCTGCCGCAGGCGGTGCTGGCCCTGAAGCAGGGGGCTGGACGCCTGATTCGTGATGCGGATGACTCCGGCATCCTTGCGATCTGTGATCCCCGGCTGACCGGAAAGTCCTATGGACGCCGGTTCCTGGCCAGCCTTCCACCGTTTTATCGGACGCGGGACCCGATCGCGGCTCTGCAGTTTCTGGCGACCGCACGGGAGCGTGTCGAATGCGACTGA
- a CDS encoding YqaA family protein, with product MKLFEPLYDRVMQWSRHRHAPRYLATLSFAESSFFPVPPDVMLAPMAAARPRAAWRLAALTTIFSVLGGLLGYLIGWAAFEWIGPWLERWGYGGEIAQAEAWFAVWGVWVVLIAGFSPIPYKLFTVTAGALSMALIPFVIASLIGRGLRFFLVALVMAWAGPRAEQHLRPYMERIGWAGVVVLLGAMVIVLLME from the coding sequence ATGAAGCTGTTTGAGCCGTTGTACGATCGGGTCATGCAGTGGTCCCGCCACCGTCATGCCCCGCGCTACCTGGCGACACTGTCGTTTGCCGAATCCTCCTTTTTTCCAGTGCCACCGGATGTCATGCTGGCGCCGATGGCGGCCGCCCGACCACGGGCGGCCTGGCGCCTCGCCGCCCTGACGACGATCTTCTCCGTACTGGGCGGCTTGCTGGGGTATCTGATCGGGTGGGCCGCGTTCGAATGGATTGGACCATGGCTGGAACGCTGGGGATACGGCGGCGAGATCGCGCAGGCCGAGGCCTGGTTTGCCGTCTGGGGCGTGTGGGTGGTGCTGATCGCCGGGTTCTCGCCCATCCCGTACAAGCTGTTCACGGTGACCGCCGGGGCCCTGTCGATGGCCCTGATCCCATTCGTGATTGCATCGCTGATCGGGAGGGGGCTGCGGTTCTTCCTGGTCGCACTCGTGATGGCCTGGGCGGGGCCTCGAGCCGAGCAGCACCTGCGACCCTATATGGAACGTATTGGCTGGGCAGGTGTGGTCGTGCTGCTGGGCGCGATGGTGATCGTGCTGTTGATGGAATGA
- a CDS encoding tetratricopeptide repeat protein, with translation MTSTTSLRSSLPFRPRPVAALLTVLFLAACAVPETRAPAPEQPPAAEAPEPEAIPHEESREPEPAAEPDATPSAALALAEQAEGSRSEGNLERAAQQLERALRIAPRDASLWHQMAHIRLEQGNYPQADRLAGRSLQLGGERDRSLALENWRVIKAAREAMGDEEGVREAQEAIQRLETGVV, from the coding sequence ATGACTTCAACCACCTCCTTACGCTCGAGCCTGCCGTTTCGACCTCGCCCGGTCGCCGCACTGCTGACGGTGCTGTTTCTGGCGGCCTGTGCGGTGCCGGAGACACGGGCCCCGGCCCCCGAGCAGCCGCCGGCGGCCGAGGCACCGGAGCCTGAGGCGATCCCGCACGAGGAGTCGCGCGAGCCTGAACCGGCGGCGGAGCCGGACGCCACGCCGTCGGCCGCGCTGGCCCTGGCCGAGCAGGCTGAAGGCTCGCGCAGCGAGGGGAACCTCGAGCGCGCCGCCCAGCAGCTGGAGCGTGCGCTGCGGATTGCGCCGCGCGATGCCTCGCTGTGGCATCAGATGGCCCACATCCGGCTGGAGCAGGGCAATTACCCGCAGGCGGACCGTCTGGCAGGGCGCTCGCTGCAACTGGGCGGCGAACGGGATCGCTCGCTTGCTCTGGAGAACTGGCGTGTGATCAAGGCCGCGCGCGAGGCGATGGGTGACGAAGAAGGCGTCCGGGAGGCCCAGGAGGCCATTCAGAGGCTGGAAACCGGCGTTGTCTAA